A portion of the Oxynema aestuarii AP17 genome contains these proteins:
- a CDS encoding RNA-guided endonuclease InsQ/TnpB family protein, whose translation MLTMNYTYRIYPNVVQQTELLSWLETCRGVYNYALRELKDWIASRKCSVDRCSLEKEYIIPADEPFPSYHRQQNNLPKAKKQFPHLGKVHSQVLQNTIRRLHDTWEAFKKRGHGFPRFKKFGQFKSFLFPQFKHNPINGFTIKLPKLGEIPMNLHRPIPDGFKVKQVRVLSRVRGTQWYVVVTIESDISVPDVPVHGRAIGIDLGLQRFLTASDGSFQERPKFFKSMQRKLKLLQRRAARKQKGSQNWEKAQIEVARMHHRIANRRKDFHLKTAHQLCDRAQTIFAEDLNVTGLTRGMLRKDCVDAAFGQFLSLTEWVCWKRGVYFAKVNPNGTSQTCPSCLATVSKGLEVREHHCPECGYRTHRDHAAAEMVLDRGLENVVAQGLWGTETACQVGLSGVYDLDKWRGAGIPNREAGKPAL comes from the coding sequence ATGCTGACCATGAACTACACTTACCGAATCTATCCAAATGTCGTACAGCAGACTGAACTGCTGTCGTGGCTTGAGACGTGCAGAGGCGTATATAACTACGCTTTGCGCGAACTCAAGGATTGGATTGCTTCGCGTAAGTGTTCGGTAGACCGATGCTCGCTGGAAAAGGAATACATCATTCCCGCCGATGAGCCATTTCCGTCCTACCACCGTCAGCAGAACAACCTGCCCAAAGCGAAGAAGCAATTCCCGCACTTGGGTAAGGTGCATTCTCAGGTGTTGCAGAACACAATTCGTAGACTGCACGATACCTGGGAAGCCTTTAAGAAACGGGGACATGGATTCCCGCGTTTCAAAAAGTTCGGTCAATTCAAATCCTTTCTATTTCCCCAATTCAAGCACAATCCCATCAATGGCTTCACAATCAAGTTGCCAAAGTTAGGGGAAATACCCATGAACCTGCATCGTCCCATCCCTGACGGGTTCAAGGTAAAACAGGTAAGGGTACTGTCCAGGGTACGGGGTACACAATGGTATGTTGTCGTCACGATTGAATCGGATATATCGGTTCCCGATGTCCCGGTTCACGGTCGGGCGATCGGGATTGATCTGGGATTGCAGCGATTCTTGACCGCTTCCGATGGCTCTTTCCAAGAGCGACCCAAGTTTTTCAAGTCGATGCAACGCAAGCTGAAATTGCTGCAACGCAGAGCGGCACGAAAACAGAAGGGTTCTCAAAACTGGGAGAAGGCGCAAATCGAAGTGGCTAGAATGCACCATCGCATTGCCAATCGTCGTAAAGATTTCCATCTGAAAACGGCTCATCAGCTTTGCGATCGGGCGCAAACTATCTTTGCAGAAGATCTCAACGTCACGGGGTTGACGAGAGGAATGCTGCGAAAAGATTGTGTAGATGCCGCCTTCGGACAATTTCTGTCTCTGACAGAATGGGTGTGCTGGAAACGGGGAGTGTACTTTGCCAAAGTCAATCCCAACGGCACCAGTCAAACCTGTCCATCCTGCCTTGCTACGGTGAGCAAGGGGTTGGAAGTCAGAGAGCATCATTGTCCTGAGTGTGGGTATCGGACTCATCGCGACCATGCCGCCGCAGAGATGGTTTTGGATCGTGGACTAGAGAATGTAGTAGCCCAGGGACTCTGGGGAACGGAAACAGCCTGTCAAGTCGGTCTGTCGGGGGTCTATGACCTAGATAAGTGGCGTGGGGCAGGAATACCCAATCGTGAGGCTGGGAAGCCCGCGCTGTAA
- a CDS encoding PRC-barrel domain-containing protein yields the protein MTSDKIRQRSDLLNTQVITRNTGKRLGVVKELLVDIDRREVVALGLRDNLLAIAGMPRFMLLDSIQQIGDVILVEDENVIEDVDVESYSSLINSEVITENGELLGKVRGFKFNVETGEVVSIVIAALGLPQIPDQAISTYELPVEEVVSSGPNRLIVFEGAEDRITQLTVGVLERLGIGEPPWAREAEDEYLMPTASPENRLGTGARTPAPEPVRSPARVVEEVWDEDQAWEQPAPEPLRQPEPEPIYYEDEVAEENWSEATKDDRYYDEPYGEPVYGEAYEEVEYDEDYDEDVEGDAWADEGADKPYTPPRVNIPEKTKTTQYEEEPGY from the coding sequence ATGACATCTGATAAAATCCGCCAACGCTCCGACCTCTTAAATACTCAAGTCATTACCCGCAACACGGGCAAGCGCCTCGGCGTGGTAAAAGAGTTATTGGTAGACATCGATCGGCGGGAAGTCGTGGCTCTCGGCTTGAGAGACAACCTACTCGCGATCGCCGGAATGCCGCGCTTTATGCTGCTCGACAGCATCCAGCAAATAGGGGACGTCATCCTCGTCGAAGACGAAAATGTCATCGAAGATGTTGACGTAGAATCTTATAGCAGTCTCATTAACAGCGAAGTCATTACTGAAAACGGCGAACTGCTCGGTAAAGTTAGAGGCTTCAAGTTTAACGTCGAAACCGGGGAAGTGGTTTCGATCGTGATCGCCGCCTTGGGACTGCCGCAAATTCCCGACCAGGCGATCAGTACTTACGAGTTACCCGTCGAGGAAGTCGTCAGTAGCGGCCCCAATCGCCTGATCGTCTTTGAAGGCGCCGAAGACCGCATCACTCAGCTCACCGTGGGGGTGTTGGAACGCCTCGGAATCGGCGAACCCCCCTGGGCGAGAGAAGCGGAAGACGAATATTTGATGCCCACCGCCAGTCCGGAAAACCGCCTGGGAACGGGGGCTCGAACCCCCGCCCCGGAACCCGTACGATCGCCCGCCCGGGTGGTCGAGGAGGTCTGGGACGAAGACCAAGCCTGGGAACAACCCGCCCCGGAACCCCTGCGCCAACCGGAACCGGAACCGATTTATTACGAGGATGAAGTCGCCGAGGAAAATTGGAGTGAAGCGACGAAGGACGATCGCTATTACGACGAACCCTATGGCGAACCTGTCTATGGCGAGGCTTACGAAGAAGTCGAATATGACGAGGATTACGACGAAGATGTAGAAGGGGACGCCTGGGCCGACGAAGGGGCGGATAAGCCCTACACGCCCCCTCGGGTGAATATCCCCGAAAAAACGAAAACGACTCAGTACGAGGAAGAACCGGGCTATTAA
- the ndhL gene encoding NAD(P)H-quinone oxidoreductase subunit L → MLDSTLFVLLLYAGLGGAYLLVIPGLTYFYLQRRWYVVSSVERVFMYLLVFLFFPGMLLLSPFLNFRPKRREIGA, encoded by the coding sequence ATGTTGGATTCCACTCTGTTCGTTTTATTGTTATATGCCGGACTTGGCGGGGCTTACTTGCTCGTGATTCCGGGATTGACTTATTTTTACCTGCAACGGCGCTGGTACGTGGTTAGTTCGGTGGAACGGGTCTTTATGTACCTGTTGGTGTTTTTATTCTTCCCGGGAATGTTGTTGCTCTCTCCCTTTTTGAATTTTCGACCGAAGCGCCGCGAAATTGGCGCCTAA
- a CDS encoding DUF3007 family protein translates to MRRIDAIGIGLGIFIAGGLAYTLLQGAGFDATSAGIWSQLLLVGGLLGWLASYLWRAVSGNMTYHQQVKDYEEAVLNKRLEEMSPEELERLQAEIEAQE, encoded by the coding sequence ATGCGACGGATTGATGCAATCGGAATTGGTTTGGGGATTTTCATCGCCGGGGGATTGGCGTATACGCTCCTGCAAGGGGCCGGATTCGATGCCACTTCTGCGGGAATTTGGAGCCAGTTACTTTTAGTTGGCGGATTGCTCGGTTGGTTGGCGAGTTACCTGTGGCGCGCGGTAAGCGGTAACATGACCTATCACCAGCAAGTGAAGGATTATGAGGAAGCGGTTTTAAATAAGCGCTTGGAGGAAATGTCCCCGGAAGAACTCGAACGCCTCCAGGCAGAAATCGAAGCCCAAGAGTAG
- the trpA gene encoding tryptophan synthase subunit alpha, with translation MKSVSQCFESLRQQQQCALIPFITAGDPDLETTAKALKLLDDKGADAIELGVPYSDPLADGPVIQAAATRALRRGTRLEQVLAMLERVTPTLRAPIILFTYYNPILYRGIESFLKSAAQAGVKGLVVPDLPLEESDEVLSRAAECGIEVILLVAPTSSADRIEAIAHQSQGFIYLVSVTGVTGMREQVQARVPDLLDRIRSYTDKPIGVGFGISAPEQARQVKEWGADAVIVGSAFVKRLDDPSPEAGLAAVGEFCASLKAAIA, from the coding sequence ATGAAATCGGTTTCCCAGTGTTTTGAATCCCTCCGCCAACAACAGCAGTGTGCTTTGATTCCTTTTATTACGGCTGGCGATCCCGATTTGGAGACCACCGCCAAAGCGTTAAAACTGCTCGATGACAAAGGCGCCGACGCGATCGAACTCGGCGTGCCCTATTCCGACCCCCTGGCGGACGGTCCGGTGATTCAAGCGGCGGCGACACGGGCTTTGCGGCGTGGGACGCGCTTGGAGCAGGTCTTGGCGATGCTCGAACGGGTGACCCCGACGTTGCGGGCGCCGATTATTTTGTTTACTTATTACAATCCGATTCTTTATCGCGGTATTGAGAGTTTTCTCAAAAGTGCGGCCCAAGCGGGGGTGAAAGGCTTGGTGGTTCCGGATTTGCCGTTAGAAGAGTCCGATGAGGTGCTCTCTCGGGCGGCGGAATGCGGGATTGAGGTGATTTTGTTGGTGGCGCCGACGAGTTCGGCGGACCGGATCGAGGCGATCGCCCATCAATCACAAGGGTTTATCTATTTGGTCAGCGTGACTGGGGTGACCGGAATGCGCGAACAAGTTCAGGCGCGGGTTCCAGATTTACTCGACCGGATTCGTTCCTATACGGACAAACCGATTGGGGTGGGTTTCGGCATTTCGGCGCCGGAACAAGCCCGTCAGGTGAAGGAATGGGGGGCCGATGCGGTGATCGTCGGCAGTGCGTTCGTCAAGCGCCTGGACGACCCCTCGCCGGAGGCGGGATTGGCGGCGGTGGGCGAGTTTTGCGCCAGTCTGAAGGCGGCGATCGCCTGA
- a CDS encoding DUF760 domain-containing protein → MVYQPDFMYSNSEDEQVNPLLRYLQDQPPEVLARVAKTVSPEIKEIISQNVQGLVGVLPSENFDVQITTNRENLAGLLASAMMTGYFLHKMEQRMHLDENLGGIGSIASDSAED, encoded by the coding sequence ATGGTTTATCAACCGGACTTTATGTATTCCAACTCTGAAGATGAGCAAGTCAACCCACTCCTGAGATATTTACAAGATCAACCCCCGGAAGTGTTGGCGCGGGTCGCCAAGACCGTCAGCCCGGAAATCAAAGAAATCATTTCTCAGAACGTGCAAGGGCTTGTCGGCGTCCTGCCGTCGGAAAACTTCGACGTCCAAATTACCACAAACCGGGAAAATTTGGCCGGATTGCTCGCCTCCGCCATGATGACAGGCTACTTCCTGCACAAAATGGAACAACGGATGCACCTCGACGAAAACCTCGGAGGGATCGGCTCGATCGCCAGCGATTCCGCAGAAGACTAA